The Spinacia oleracea cultivar Varoflay chromosome 2, BTI_SOV_V1, whole genome shotgun sequence DNA segment GCCTTTTTCCATTCTAGATTATCTATTGTTGTTGAGCCTTGAGCCTTCCCTTCGAAGTTAGCTTATAGCTCGATAATGTTTTATGTCCTAGCTTgaaatgtggacttgattaggTACTTAGGTGTTTAAGTAATACTGATTGTTAATGCCCGCAGGCTTCTTAGGAGAAaggaatttgtattttttattttgaattacaaTGAAATTGCATACTGATGTTTGCTTATTCGACGGTCTAGCTGCTATAGATTTAACTTTTATTAACTGGAATCTATGGACTTGTGGGGGTTTGATTCTTGTATATTATTCTGACTTGCTAAAATCTCTATCAGGTATGAGTTTAAAACAAATCATGGAGAATGGATCACTTCAATGAAACCAAAGTTTGGGGATAATGTATCCGGACGTGTTCGTACAACAATCAAGTCAGTACCTCAGAATGTAAAAAAGTTCTGTATAAAGTCCTCATATGGGAAACCAGCTGTGAGATTTTGGTAGGTAAGTACATCTCATTCAAccaattttttgtttgttttggcaTTTCTTGATTACTGTTTTGTTGTATGATGAGCTTGGTAGCTGATTGGTGGTTTGTTTACTTCTTCATGTGCACACGATATGCAGTGTATTTCCTTTGTCTTTGTCTttgtcttttttgtttttgttctcGCCGGGGCCGGGGCGGGGGTGGGGGTGGATTGAGTGTTTTGAGTCCAGCAACACTAGATCCATCTTCTGATTATGTCTCCTGTTATGCTATTATGAGATTCGTGTATGTTGATTTGTCCAACttgatttataaattatgagagtTAGATTGACAATTGAGCTGACTAATCTGTTGTATCTGTCAAGATATGGAGAGCATGGTGCTTAACTGTGCATTCAATTAGCCATGATTGCGGGGCCATTGCCCTAAATTATGAGACTGGTTTGTCATTTTTGAAGGCGAGTACTAATGGTCTGTTTATTGCTTGTTTTGTTTCTTTAGCTCTGTTAGTGGGGTTGCCAAGATATGGAGTATATGTTGCATTTTCTCCTGTAAGTGACAATGTAGCAACTGCCTCAGCTGATCGTACTGCAAAGTTGTGGAACACAGATGGCACTTTATTGAGAACATTTGAAGGTCATTTAGACCGCCTAGCTCGTATTGCCTTCCATCCATCTGGGAAGTACTTGGGCACTACAAGTTTTGACAAAACTTGGCGTTTGTGGGATATCGAAAGTGGTGCTGAGTTGCTTCTTCAAGAAGGCCATAGCAGGAGTGTTTATGCCATATCTTTCCATCCGGATGGATCATTGTTAGCATCATGTGGACTGGATTCTCTTACACGTGTCTGGGATCTTCGAACAGGGAGAAGTATTCTTGCTTTGGAAGGCCACATCAAACCTGTAAATTTCTTCTCTAGTCATTAACATTTATTTTTGTGATGCTAACTCTGATTGTTGACTCaggttttttctttttcctctcaGGTTTATGGAGTTGATTTCTCTCCTAATGGCTATCATTTGGCCACTGGTTCTGAGGATAACACTTGTCGGATTTGGGACTTGAGAAAGAAAAAGTCATTGTACATAATTCCTGCCCATTCAAAGCTTATTTCACAGGTCAAATTTGAGCCTCAGGAGGGATATTATTTGGTCACTGCTTCATATGATACAACTGTTAAGGTATGAGACTTGGCACTCAATTACTCTCAGTAGTCTGTTTTGTTAAGTTACAAGGAGTGTTTTGTATCATTTTGCCATATTTCATCAGGTATGGTCATCTCGAGACTTCAAGCTTATCAGGACATTGTCAGGACATGAAGCAAGAGTTACACCCTTAGATGTCACAGGAGGTAAGATCTTTTCTCTTGGTAAACTGTAGTAAAAGTGATGCGTGCAAAATGGGAACTTATAGTAGCATCTCATTACAAGTTTATAACTGTCATCTTGGGATGGAATTATGGTAAAGTTTATGGAAGTTGCCACTCAAAAACTGAATTTGTTTAAATACGTTACATTCAACAACAGAGATAAAGTGAATGCAATTTGATATAAAATATTGTATGGGTAACCTATCTCTAAGATCTCACCTCTCTCACTAAGTCTCACTCCAGCGACAAATCTGAAATTTGACTACCTAAACAACCAAAATCCGCCGGGAAAACAGTAAATCCGGCGTGTCAAGGGAATAGGTGGCAtggttgggtcgttataggtcatatattgagctaaaatgacattttcgctcccaactttgaactaaagaacctaaggactcatttgattattattacatgactaatatgcatagttttaagtttctaaaactcattcgaacctatttatgcacatttatggctcgttgggtcgttataggtcatatatagagctaaaatgacattttcgctcccaactttgaactaaagaacctaaggactcatttgattcttattacatgactaatatgcatagttttaaatttctaaaactcattcgaacctatttatgcacatttatggctcgttgggtcgttataggtcatatatagagctaaaatgacattttcgctcccaactttgaactaaagaacctaaggactcatttgattcttgttacatgactaatatgcatagttttaagtttctaaatctcattcgaacctatttatgcacatttaaggttcgttgggttgttataggtcatatatagagctaaaatgacatataTAGAGttaacttattacatgattaatatgattatttttatgtttccaagattcaatccaatctatttatgcacgtttgagacttgtttggccattataggtcatatttaggctaaaatgacgttttcgttcacaactttgaactaacgaacctaaggactcacttccaacttattacatgattaatatgatttttttaagtttccaagactcaatccaatcgatttatgaacatttgagacttgtttggtcgttataggtcatgtttaggctaaaatgaggcattttagCTCCCaagctcccaactttgaactaacgaacctaagaactcatttcgaacttactacatgattcatatgattagttttaaatttccaagactcaatccaatctatttatgcacatttgagacttgtttggccattataggtcatatttaggctaatatgacattttcgctcccaactttgaactaacaaacctaaaaaataatttcaaacttattacatgattcatatgattatttttaacttttcaaaaatcaatccgatctattatgcacatttgagacttgtttggtcgttataggtcatatttaggctaaaatgagacattttcgctcctaatcttgaactaaagaacctaaagactcattttaaaccctttacatgattaatatgcttagtttgaagtttccaagacttattccaatctatttatgcacatttaaggtttgtttggtcgttattggccatatttaggctaaaatgagcattttctctcccaaatttgaaataaagaacctaaggactcattttaaaccttttaaatgattaatatacttagctttaagtttccaagactcgttccaatctatttatgcacatttaaggttcattgggtcgttataggtcttatttaggctggattgacattttcgctcccaactttgaactaaagaacctaatgactcattttaaactttttacatgtttaatatgcatagttttaactttctaagactcattccaatctatttacgcacatttaaggctcattgggtcgttataggttttatttaggctaaaatgacattttcgctcccaaatttgagctACATAACCTAAGAATTCATTTtataccttttacatgattaatatgcttagctttaagtttccaagactattaggacattgttattagttgcttgaatgttaaagtgtgatatttaatttgaatttaatctaatgcttagttgaaatttctgtttttgtaaaggtctacactccgaggaatgcgcctatactagtgaggaaattgatgtggttcgtgagcaaccGGCTAAGTGTTTTACCCGCAAGTATTTACTATTGGcttgagcgcgcttgatcgaggtggtttagttgttatagaacaatcgtttacattaaaatgtatgcgtacattgaaattggaacgtatatttgaatgtagtacgtgcactttggttttgggatatatatatatgtatacaaaacaccagttattattttttatatttgttctacaggttacgatattttatttattgttgttgacaggttcctatatttggtgcaagacaccctaggtatagataaataaaactaaaattttcccgccaaaagcacagctttgttgcagggggcatatacttgttcgctgcaacaagtgtgtaaaattaggcaaaaatcaagacttgttgcagcgtacaaaatgatgtacgctgcaacagactggtttgttgcagcgaacaaaatgatgtacgctgcaacagactggtttgttgcagcgtacaaataaaagcccgctgcaacaaaccagtctgttgcagcgtacatcattttgtacgctgcaacaagtcttaatttttgcctaattttacacacttgttgcagcgtacatgcaaatgtacgctgcaaaaaagtacttttcgcagcgtacattgtacgctgcaacaagtcaatacttgttgcaggccccccagttgcagcatacgatgtacgctgcaacaggggtctaaaagcccgctgcaacaagggttttttctactagtgagtgAATATCTGTATCACCAAATCTTTGAAAACATTACCTGCAAGATCTTGTGTTTTTCTCTATCTCATTCGATACGTTTGTTTTCGAGTTTCCcgatgtataatataataatacTTTAGATTCACCTGAGATGAATATATTTTCTTATACATGATATTGCAAAACTTATCCATACATATTGAACATATAtaccttcttctggaggtcatAAATGGTAGTTTTCGATCAATAATGATTAAACTTTCTTTGGTCATATATTTTCATGGCAATACAGGATAAATAACAATATAATTGTCCAACTTGGAGGTGTAATATATCTAATAATCTtatttatggttcttctggaccataaaaTAATATCAATTGGAAGGACACTACATACATTTATCTTAAATTTTAAGATGATTCATAGTTGTACAATAATTCTTTCATGAATAAATTAATATGCGTATTTCATAAATTTCAAGTACTCAAACTACATATTTCATAAATTtcaagtactcaaactactggttgagacAACATTACAAAACACTCTTTTAGAGTTTTGATAATATCTTATCAATGTTGTATATTCATGTGCAAAACTTGAAAGGCTATATGtttaagaacatcatgtatagttcttcaggaactcttcttatttgcatgattcataacatgctattaaatcaacattatatatatacttctttcACAACTATTAAGCCAATGGAGTAAGAATCTCCACTTATAAATTTTTCATGAAGTTGCAAATCTATCTCACCATTCTTTGGATGCATATTCATATACGACAtaataatagttttgaaatatgtaatatgaaattataactGGATATAAAAATCATACTATGAAAAAACATAAAACCCTAAATGTATGATaaatgatgcatttacctattaactacacatgtatatgaatgcaTGACTCAAATGCAAAACACTGTACAGCGTGGATATTCcaaatccataacttgttggacttcgggtccatgagctcatttgatcattataatgatgtctacatcgaaatagacatagatttacgatcccctattcaaaatccattatttctcgcatatgcattatatttcggttccatcatctaccggtatcatcaaaattcttcaacatatattttgcatgctattcatcaatgatatctgaatatttattcaataggtaccattcattttttctcacgggccatctattatttttcagatatctataccacttcaagggtttttcatacactatataattaatagtgttatctttattttcaaaaatataatcaactgcattatcttgccatcattttcatataatcactatgttggaaccgtatatataatctacacttcaggtgtagagatttaaataaatgttggcaagatatatatttctcaacacttactatacgtaacatcgagcactatgactaTCATACAACTTTATGTCTCTAGACATTGTAAAACTTAACATTATtaagtcatagatatttatgtccatacatacttcgaggacataaagttggcatgtacacttactcatatggggatcaatttattatctttcaattttgccaacttattcttgctcgtctccccctaagttgggaaaatattttcaatatgttatggggcataaaaaatttcaccaactaaataatacacttttcaacgtgtattttgattaatattacatacttttgttctcttctggagatcaacattgattctggggagtagatataatatgcagttgttttcttcatattttctcttttcgtgctgacgtatgattgccccgatcaagagatttatgatgcttatttatgatacttaaatcaatcacaaaatacttgtaaacttattggtgatcttcaagtcaGCTACTATCATTCTGGTGAACTTCAGGTCACTTACTATTATGGTGAACTTCAAAATCACCTATcattatacaattttttttttcaaaatcattaatatctcttgtatttattttctcaatcgattcattataactattcgattgaaatacaactcaacctcatcattttgtcatgccttttaatatatatacaacatatgagggagtgtcagcacataaaattttatttgataagaattttcaaattctcataacGGGTGTTCTTAAACCCGGATGGCCTGGATTATCACATCATGCGTATATAAtgtcatataaaatatttcattcgataactgctggttatcttctcaaagtgatcactgtagttataaaatactataatttgaacatattgtgatgtgatataacgacacaaactggtgtctcaattttaacggcaagacaatctaaacaaaacttatggaaGATAGATGGTACTCTTCAGGAGTATCCATTACAATTTTGGTACATATCAAAAGTATCTTCTCCAGAATGTATGCTTGTACTCATGCTCATAAAGCGAgtaaaatatgaacacatatttCATATTTGTACCAAATTCAAGATAATTGAATTATAATCTTGATCATATACTACTAATTTTATTATGTTGAAAGCTATCTCCCCCTAATCCTTGCATGTATTTCTGTATAAATTTAGTTCGGAGAGCGCGCTACAATGTCTACTAGACTTATTCTTTCAATATCTTCATACACCATGTTTATCTACAATTTATTCTCCGTTGATGGGTGTTAATAAAGCTCAACAAGATGCTTTGGTGTAATGGGCCAAACATTTGTTCATTTTTCCTCTGCAACCaaccaaaaatataaaatttgtattttctcATCATTAACTTTCAATTGCTTTTCATCATTTACAATCTCACTTCTGGTGTGTAtatatgtattttgaaattacatttgtactcatttattCACCCATGATTATACTATATTTTACTTTCACATACTCGATCATGACTATTGAGATTATCTTCACTGTCTTTAGTCATACAATTTCTCATTCACTTCTGGGAATGTTTACCTAGTTGAATGTGAGAATAATATTTTTCTTCAGGATTTCGGTATTTTGTTCATCCACCAAAAGCCAATATATGAACTATCTTTCTCAAAATTATCGTGTCTGCAGGACCACACTAGTTTCATGAAAGAAatgtatgttaggttatgatacatatgacaattcataaatcatgcggaaaaaccataaagccaggaaagcatattatttacacataatcatttagcatagtttagatgcatactctttgttgcgtgccttccctagctgcgcccgaaccgaacaagaacaagtctttaggactccaagtgtcgtccctccgtagatagtccacagcacgtccggatccgccttaagcttgaccaactaggatcgcccttaaggtacttagaattttcggcacatataggcaattgtatgactgaatttttgctctcaaaaatcactttgaatacttgaattctcgatataaattgtgagcattgatcacctatttatagggcatgggtatcggatattagaatcctactaggaaacgatttagtgaatctgaattaatctaaaattcaatcacttaatttatctagtagacttagggaatcaatcttatacgaatcctaaccgatcaaggtttcgtacgcaagcacaaacactcacgcaggcgcagcagcccacgaggggcgccgtgcgcgcgcgcgcgcgctgagcctaggcccagcaagtgctcgcagcccacgaggggcgcgcgcctgctggccttgctctcgcgtttgggctttgcttgctttggtcgcgcgcgggctttgctaggcgttgggcctagcttcgtgctaggccttgcgtctagcaagctcgtccgatgtttattcgtacgatacgcttccgattaaattcccggttccggaattcatttccgatacgaatagtatttaatatttccgattccggaatcaatttccgtttcgaacaaatatttaatatttccgtttccggaattattttccgattccaataatatttccgattctgacaatatttccgtttccggaattattttccgattccgataatatttccgattctgacaatatttccgtttccggcaatatttccgattccggcaatatttctatttccgataatattttccgatacgtaccatgtttccgtttccggcaacatctacgacttggataatatttatatttccgatacgatccatattttcgtttcccggtaatatcatcatttccggagtattcatttcttgcctgtgacgatcacagctcccactgaaaccaagatccgtcgattccgaatatccatagatggagtatttaattccattaaatacttgatccgtttacgtactatttgtgtgaccctacgggttcagtcaagagtaagctgtggattaatataattaattccacttgaactgaagcggcctctatccaggcattcagctcacttgatctcaccgaattagcatcggacgaggcctgccagacgaaggcctagcacgaagccgggccatcgcccagcaagccaagcgcaacaaccacacgccaagcatacgaccaggcccagcgcaaaagccaggcccagccgaagcttgggcacgcgcgcggacaaggctgcgacagtaggcattgcgctgtgcgctcggcgtgggccgcaaggcctgcgtgcgggtgtgcggtgcttgtgcgccactcgtgtgtgttactcggaatcctaaggctaccgcgattcgtaatatgattaaatctaatcctaatagataaagtttgtttaattagagtcctagtaggattataattaaatagatttgtattccaataggattataattcctttccataaactctataaataagttcctaggttcacatatttacatcgagtattcaagtattcaaagtgagtttttgagagaaaaattcagtcacacatttgcctataaagtgccgaaaataatagtaccttaagggcgattctagtttgtcaatcttaaggcggatccggacgtgctgtggactatctacggagggacgacacttggagtcctaaagacttgttcttgttcggttcgggcgcagctagggaaggcacgcaacaaagagtatgcatctaaactatgctaaatgattatgtgtaaataatatgttttcctggctttatggtttttccgcatgatttatgaattgtcatatgtatcataacctaacagtggtatcacgagcctcttattattttcataatctaaattgcatgaacatggttaaatattacaaatttgcaagaattaaaaggggtgattaattttcgtaattgttaattaattgcaaattgcgtttatttaattatacgtacgcagtttttcggcagtttcttcgttactcatccaaatcgagtgatttttgtgtcaattccgcatgtaaaaggcattctaaaattttgacaaaagtagtatttttctgccgaacgcagaattctcaaattcgaagcctaactatgacttttcggaggttttagtttttagaatgcaaaatttcgtaaatttaagatgttaaattaaatatttgcgattcttgttgataaatcttgaatttttgattgacctactgtatatgtttaacaagtttgaatgcctagccttgt contains these protein-coding regions:
- the LOC130467472 gene encoding U4/U6 small nuclear ribonucleoprotein PRP4-like protein, with translation MKPKFGDNVSGRVRTTIKSVPQNVKKFCIKSSYGKPALIGGLFTSSCAHDMQCISFVFVFVFFVFVLAGAGAGIWRAWCLTVHSISHDCGAIALNYETGLSFLKASTNGLFIACFVSLALLVGLPRYGVYVAFSPVSDNVATASADRTAKLWNTDGTLLRTFEGHLDRLARIAFHPSGKYLGTTSFDKTWRLWDIESGAELLLQEGHSRSVYAISFHPDGSLLASCGLDSLTRVWDLRTGRSILALEGHIKPVYGVDFSPNGYHLATGSEDNTCRIWDLRKKKSLYIIPAHSKLISQVKFEPQEGYYLVTASYDTTVKVWSSRDFKLIRTLSGHEARVTPLDVTGGKIFSLGKL